The genomic interval GATTCAGGTTCTATACAATATAAAATTGGTCAATCTGTAAAAGCAATTGAAAATAAATCAATTGTGGTTAATAGTGAAGTTCAAACCAATATTAATTTAGATTTAGTTGATAATGATGCGTTGAGTTATAATATTCCTGATATCAATGAATCTATTTCAATTAATACATCATTTGTATTAGAAAAAAATAAGGATGGTATAATTTCAGATTTTAAAGTCGTTACTAATATTTTTGATAATGCAGAATTTAATTATCATTTAGCTGCTGATGATAATGGTTCAACACTTTATTTTGATGGAAATATATCTGATGAAGATTTCTTTGGTGAAAATATTCCTGCTCAAGATTTTAAAGCTATATTTGTATATGATAGTAATAGTGAAATTTTATTCATTGGTGTAGATACTGCATTAAATATTCCTGAATATGATATTTGGGATAATTATACAGGAACAAGACCACTGAATTATGCTGGTTATGCATGGAATTTAAACGCTATGACTGGATGGACAGATGTTAAGAAGTCAACTGAACAAGCATATGAAGATTATTATATATTACTTAATGGTGACACAGTCGTATTACCTGCTGAAGAACAACAAGTAACGTTTGATAATGATGATTTAATTGAAGCAAAGGGAATTGTAGCTGGTGAGGCAACACTTGAAGATACTTCCTTAGGTTGTGTATTCTATCTTCATCTAAAACAAGGTGATTCGATCGATATTGATTTACCAGAAGGACTTACTTCAACAAATTATGAAGAAATAAATGATTTATTCTCTAATATGTCATCAATTAAGGATGAAATGATTATTGACTTTGATAACGAAAAATATCAAGTCCCTGAATTACAGAAAGATTTGTTTGAGTAAAATAGTCATAAAAGAATCTCAAAAATTTGAGATTCTTTTTTTTATAGTTTTCATTATAAGGTATATATGATAAAATAAAAGAAATTATGTGATGGATGTGATATGATGAATAAATTAATTATGAAATTATTTTCTTTAATATTAAAGTTTTTTTCATTAGAAGTAGATGGATTTGATATATTAAATTCAACTGAAGTATTACGAAGAAAAAATGTAATTGTTAATCGGTTATTACTGATAACTAATATATTAATTACAATATTTATCGCTACGTATTATGAATCAATAGGATTACCAAAAACATTATCTTTACTAATACCCACGATATTAATTAATGTATTAATAACTTATTTTGTTTCTAGTCAAAAAGATGATTATGAAAAACAAGTGATGGGGATGTATTTAGCGGTATTATCTGTTAGTTATATCGCTTTACGATTATTCTTTTTATATCCAGAACCATATACTTATATTTTTATATATATTGCTTTAGTGATTATTGCTTTATTTCAAAATAGACATGCAATTATTTTAGGTGATGTGCTCATTTTTTCAGTAGCAACTTTCATCCATATTAGTGAAGTGGGAAGTTCTAGTCAATCGTTAATCACCATGCAACATGATATTATGGTATATACCATGTTTTTAATTTTATTTATATTTGTAATTACTTCGATGGTATTTTTTAGTGAATATATGGATAAAGAACGAAAAAATGAATTGAAAAAAAGAGAAGAGTTAGAAAATGAATTTCAAAATGTATTGTGGGATGTGTTTGATACGATTGATGATTTCTCGCAAGTTAGAGAAAATGATGAATTAAGTAATGAATATGTTTCAGCACTAATGACAAAAAGATTTGGTTTTCTATTGAAATTCGATGAACAAAAGTGTGATGAGTTATTTAATTTCGCAATTGTTATTGGTGTTAACACAGATTTTGATTTACATTATAGTGAAGATGAGAAGAATGACTTATTAAAAGACTATAGTAAGATACGATATAAATTAGGTATCGGAAATATGCTATTAAGACGCACAAGAATTCGTATCAAAAGTGAAGCGATGGTTAGAAGTCGGTATGAATCATGGTTTGTTTCTGATAATTTCAAAAAAATTAAGGCTGAAGATTCTAGTGTTGAAAATCAAATGGTTTTATTATGTGAGATATATATTACATTACGTGAAAAACAAAGTTATAAAAAAGCATTGCCTCATAATAAAGCCATCAAAGAATTAACAGAAACATTTAATCATTTCTTTGATGAAGCATTATTAAATACATTTGTTGAAAATCATGTTGAGTTTGAGGTTATATATGAAAGAACAAGAGGTTAAGAATATGTACCAGCAACTAATCAATGACAATTTGATTTCTGGTGTCTCTACCACTGTTATTAAAAATAATCAAATTGTTGCTAGAATGAATGCAGGATTTCGTTTGATAGACGGGGGTAATCGCTTACCGATGACAAATGATACCTATTTAAGAGTTGCTTCTATTTCCAAATTCTTTACTGCCTTAGGTGTGATGAAACTATATGAAAATCAAAAGATTAGTTTAGATTATGATATTAGTGATTATTTAGGTTTTAGAGTAAGAAATCCATACTTTGATAATATTGTAATTACAACAAGAATGTTGTTGTCACATACCTCATCAATCAATGACAATAATGGATATTTAATTTCTCATGAAAATACAATTGAAGAATTTTTAAGTGATAAGTCTTTTAACCAAGAACCTTATAAGAAACCTGGTCAATATTTTACTTATAGTAATCTGAATTACCTTTTATTAGGAGCGATTATCGAGAATAGGGCTCAAAAAAGATTTGATTTATTTATAAAAGAATTATTTGAACCAATGAAATTAAATTTTAGTTTTAATATTCTTGATTTTAAACATCAGATAAAACGATTAGGTGTTTTATATGATATAAGAAATAATCATTTCGTTGCGTCAAAAGATAATTATTATACTGAAAAAATGGAAGCTAATATTAATTTAGATACCTATCGTTTAGGAGTAAATCCTGGTTTTTTTGGGCCACAAGGAAATTTAAGGATATCAAGTAATGAATTAGCTGAGGTAATGTTAATGCTTATGAATAATGGAATTTATCAAGGTAAAGAAATTATTTCTCAGTCAAGTTTAGATATGATGTTTAAATCTCATTGGCAATTTAATAAAACACTTAATAATGGTGAACTATATAATAACTTCATTTTAAGCTATGGATTAGGGACACAGCAAATAACCAATACATTATATTACGATCAACTATCCTCTAAAAAAGAGTTATATTATATAGGGCATCATGGAGATGCCTATGGTCTAATCAGTATGTTTTTCTTTGATTGGAAGAAAAAAGAAGGTTTTGTTAATTTAGTTAATGGTGTAGGTTTTGATTTAAGTGATAAAAACAATGTTAGTGATATTTCCTCTTTAAGTAAAGTGGAACAAAAAATTATCGATATTATTGGTGAAAATTATTTGATATGATTTGACAAAATTTGTTTTATAATATATAATGTCTACTATATATAGTCCTTATTCAGAGCGATGGAGGTAAGAACCCGATGAAATCGCAGCAACCCCCCTAAGTGGAAGGTGCTAGTTCTAGGAAGCGATAGCTTTATCAATAAGGGAATGGTAATTTAATCCGCCTTGTTGTGCGGATTTTTTTATTTCTATAATGATATGTATACAAAGGATTATATATTAAAAACTAATAATATATAGGAGGAACCAAAAATGAGCAAAGAAAGAAAATTATTTACATCTGAATCAGTTACAGAAGGACATCCTGATAAGATTTGTGATCAAATTAGTGATGCTGTTTTAGATGCGATATTAAAGGATGACCCTACAGCACGTGTTGCATGTGAAACAAGTGTCACAAATGGATTGGTTTTAGTCATGGGAGAAATATCAACTACCACACATATTGATATACAAAAGATTGTTCGTGATACTATTCGTGAGATAGGATATGATCGTGCGAAGTATGGTTTTGATGCAGAACATTGTGCGGTATTAGTGGCAATTAATGAGCAA from Mycoplasmatota bacterium carries:
- a CDS encoding beta-lactamase family protein; this encodes MKEQEVKNMYQQLINDNLISGVSTTVIKNNQIVARMNAGFRLIDGGNRLPMTNDTYLRVASISKFFTALGVMKLYENQKISLDYDISDYLGFRVRNPYFDNIVITTRMLLSHTSSINDNNGYLISHENTIEEFLSDKSFNQEPYKKPGQYFTYSNLNYLLLGAIIENRAQKRFDLFIKELFEPMKLNFSFNILDFKHQIKRLGVLYDIRNNHFVASKDNYYTEKMEANINLDTYRLGVNPGFFGPQGNLRISSNELAEVMLMLMNNGIYQGKEIISQSSLDMMFKSHWQFNKTLNNGELYNNFILSYGLGTQQITNTLYYDQLSSKKELYYIGHHGDAYGLISMFFFDWKKKEGFVNLVNGVGFDLSDKNNVSDISSLSKVEQKIIDIIGENYLI